Within Pseudomonas alloputida, the genomic segment GCTTCTTTATTTCCAACATTGTCCTGGCAGGCAAGACCATCCACGGCATCGCCCCGAGCGTGCCGATGCCCGGCGCGATCGTGATAGGCGCCCTGAGCGCTACTGCCATCGGCGTGATCGGCTATCGTTTCATCCACATTCTCAATCGCATCGGTACCTGGGTGATGGGTTCGGCTTTGCTGGCCGGTTTCATCATGATGTTCATCCAGGACCTGCCGGCAGACTTCTTCAGCCGCGGCGCATTCAACCTGTCGGGCTTTATCGCCACCGTGTCGCTGGGCACCATCTGGCAGATCAGCTTCTCGCCGTACACGTCAGACTATTCGCGCTATCTGCCGCGTGAAGTGGGCATTGCCAAACCGTTCTGGGCTACCTACCTGGGCGCCACCCTGGGCACCATCCTGTGCTTCAGCTTTGGTGCAGTGGCCGTGTTGTGCGTCCCGCAAGGCACCGACGCAATGGACGCGGTGAAGCAGGCTACCGGCTGGCTGGGCCCGATCCTGATGGTGCTGTTCCTGCTCAACATCATCAGCCACAACGCCCTCAACCTGTATGGCGCGGTGCTGTCGATCGTGACCGCAATCCAGACCTTCGTGGCCGAGTGGACGCCGAGCGTCAAGGTACGGGTGATTCTGGCCTCGGTCATTCTGGTGGGCTGCGGGATGGTGGCACTGAATGCCTCGGCGGACTTCATCGGCCAGTTCATCGGCCTGATCCTGGCGCTGCTGCTGGTGCTGGTGCCTTGGGCTTCGATCAACCTGATCGATTTCTACCTGATCAAGAAGGGCCAGTACGACATCGCCT encodes:
- a CDS encoding purine-cytosine permease family protein, which codes for MSQPSSQHQFVENHTVDYVPPAERHGKARDLFTLWFSTNIAPLPIVTGAMVVQVFHLNLLWGLIAIVLGHLVGGVVIALASAQGPQLGIPQMVQSRGQFGRYGALLIVFFTALIYVGFFISNIVLAGKTIHGIAPSVPMPGAIVIGALSATAIGVIGYRFIHILNRIGTWVMGSALLAGFIMMFIQDLPADFFSRGAFNLSGFIATVSLGTIWQISFSPYTSDYSRYLPREVGIAKPFWATYLGATLGTILCFSFGAVAVLCVPQGTDAMDAVKQATGWLGPILMVLFLLNIISHNALNLYGAVLSIVTAIQTFVAEWTPSVKVRVILASVILVGCGMVALNASADFIGQFIGLILALLLVLVPWASINLIDFYLIKKGQYDIASIFSADGGIYGRFNHHAIIAYACGILVQLPFANTSLYVGPYSNIVEGADLSWLFGLLVTVPLYYCLATRGKAVNSARVISVND